Within Candidatus Eisenbacteria bacterium, the genomic segment CTTGGACCTGCAGGCCTTTTCCTTCAAGGCTCCTGAGGTGGCCTCATTCCGGGTCCAAAAGAAAAGGGGGCGGTCAGCGCCCCCTTCCCGAGAATCTTTGGCGTCTCGATCTCTATCGGATCATGGAAACCCGCCGGCTGAGAGCCTGATCACCCGCCAGAACCCGAATCCAATAAATTCCGGAGCCGGCCGGATCGCCGCTCCCCGTGGTGCCGTCCCATACAAGGGTGTGGCGCCCCGCGCGGGTCAGGTCGAATCCCTCTTTCAATATTTGTATCTGACGCCCAGCGGCATCATAGACGCCGGCGGTGAGATGCGCCGCTCTGGGCAGATCGAGGAGCAACCTGACGGCACCCTGGGATGGGTTGACCGGGTTCGGAGTCGGTTCGGACAGATTAATGCGGACAAACTCCGCAACCCCGACATCCGATCCTTCGGGGGTCATTGAGACATTCAGCTCAGTCTTGTTTTCGTGCGTGACAACGACATTGTTGACCGTCACATTGTTATACCCCTCGGCCGCGAATTGAAAAGTATACGTTCCGGGTTTGAGCAGCCGGCAGTAATCGCCCCAATCGGGATCGGTTCTTATGGTTCTCCCTGTCTCGACCACATCAATCGTGGCGTTCACCGGGAGTCCGGTTCCGGAATTGGCAACAATACCCTGAACACCGTAGAGAACCTCGTCCATCATATGGAGCATCGCCGCGCGGTTCTCGGACCAGAAGGTATCCATCTGGCTGTAGGGCGGCCATTTTGTATTGGAGAGTTCCATTGTATAATGAAGCTCCTTGCGCCACTCATACCACCAGTCCTGTTGACCGCCGTGAATGAGATACCATTCAGCGCCGTGGGTCCATCCATGATAGAATTCGGTGCTGTTCCACAACGGTGGATTCAGATAGGTGTATCCCTCGGCAATTTCGATAAACAAATCATGATCCGGCGTATGGTCATAGCGGCAATCCCAGGGGAAATTGAGGACCTCGGCGCCGCCATGCATGTTTCCGCCCAAAACAAAAGTATGATCATAGCCGAAGTACATCAGATGCTGAGTTTCAGGCTCCCGTCCGGCGGGATTATCATTCGGATCGGAAACCGGATCGGGAAAATCGCGATTGCAATCTACGCCGTGGGCGTTGTAACGAGTCCCGTTTACGTACCCGTCGGGATTGTGAAGGGGGATAAACCAGATTTCAACATTGTTGACCAGCTCGGTGATGCTGGGATTAATGCCATACCAGTCGGTAAGGTAGTGGAGCATGCGAAGGCACATATCCATTCCGGTCACCTCATCGCCGTGAATTGTGGAGCTGAACAAAAACTCCGGCTCGGCCTCTTCGATGGTCGGATTGTCGGATATTTTGAGAGCCCAGATGTCCCGGCCCTGTACGCTTTGTCCAATCGAAATTTTTTGGATAAGATCAGGATTGTCATTGGCAAGGGCTTGCAGGTCACCCTCGAGCTCAGCAAATGAATACCAGTAGGTCCACCGGTCGCCTTTGTCCGGAAGGGTGACCGGAGCTTCCAGCGCGCCGCGGGCTTCCCATTCCTTTTGAACCTTCTCCCACATCTCCTTGCCTTCATTGGGTATCTGGGTAATTGTATAACCCGCCGTCTCAAGGGTGGCGCGTTCATCGTCATTGATATAGGCTCGAATGGTCCCCGGATGATCCGGTCCGCCGTTAAAATCGACACGGTCGAAATCAATAGAGAGATCCAAAAGTGTGAGCAAAGCCTCCCCACTGGAGGCGGCTATCTCCACCGGATATCGGTCGGAGAAGGCGTAAGTGGGATCCATGCCGATGTTTTCCGGTGCGGCGGTGACCGGCGCCGCCAAACCCAGGGAGAAGACCAGGGCAGCCAAAAATACCGCGACAGAACTCGAGAGGGTATTCATCCTATCCTCCTCATGCGAAAACCAAAGTTGCCTCACGGCGGATGTGAGGCTGCGACGCTGCGACGCAGAAAGTGTCAATCTATCTATATGATAGCAGATTCAGCGGCATTTCGGGAGGGTGGAGGGTGTGGTATTTCCCGCCTCGGCAGGGAGTCTGGGGCCATGCTGGGCCCGGCAGGACACGGGTAATTTGCTCTTACTGTTTGATATTCTTAGGGTTACAAAGATCCCGTGAATTGCATCCCCCCTCGTCCCGCAGGTCTCAGAGGGACACGCATAATCCGGGGCGCTTGACTCCGAACGCCTACGGGGACAATGTTTTGACAAGCAGCTTCAGAGACTGATACGAGCCCCGAGCAGGAACAACCCAGATACTCGATCATCCGAGGGGAAGGGCCTTCTTCAATGAACGATCACTCGCGACCGCCGGAGGAACTCCATGGCGAGCTTCAAGCGCTCCGTCAAAGAGTCGCTGATTTGGAGCGCACCGCGGCGGAATACAAGGAGGCCTATCAGAAGCAAACGGAGAACCAGGAAAACCTTAGAATTTTTACCGAGACAACGCCCGCCTCCGTTTGCATTTATCAAGGAACTCGTATTGTCTATGCGAATCCCGCGGCCGAAGAAACAACCGGCTATACAAAAGAAGAGCTGATTGGCCGGGAATTCTGGACGATGTTCCATCCGGAAGATCAAGACTTAATGAAGGAACGGGGAATGGCGCGGCAGCGTGGTGAGGATACCCCCACCCGTTATGAACTCCGGCTGATCTCCAAGGATAAAAGGACTGTCTGGTTTGACTTTCTTGTCCGTCCCATCATTTTTGAGCAAAATCCCGCCATCATGGTTACGGCTTTTGATATTTCTGACAGGAAAAGGATTGAAGAAGAACTTCGAGTCAGCGAGGAAAAGTTCAGGTTATTGGCGGAAACAATCGATGCGGTTATTGCCATTACACATGATGAGGTTCTTGTCTATACAAACACCGCCACAGTAAAGATATCCGGATACACTCGGGAGGAATTGATCGAGAATAGTATTCTCAAGGGAATCCATCCCGATTTCAGGGCGATGGTCAGTGAAAGGGCAATTGCCCGCCAGCGCGGAGATACTGTTCCTTCACATTATGAATTAAAGTTATTAACAAAAGCGGGCGAGACACGCTGGGTCGACGCTCATTTTTCCCGAATTGAGTATGCCGGGCGAACATGCGTTCTCATGACGGGCTACGATATTACCGAGCGCAAAATCGCCGAGGAACGCCATCTAAATCTCAGCCGGACACTGGATAAACGAGTCCGGGAACGCACGCTGGAATTACAAGAGGTTAATGAGGCGTTGAGAAGAGAGATTCAGGAGAGGGAACGGGCTGAAACAGCGCTTAAAGAAAATGAAGCGATCCTGCGGATTTTATTAAACGCCATGCCTGATTTGGCGATTCTCGTCAATCGGCAGGGCATAGTGACAGCTATCAATGAAGCGGCGGCCGCCGCGAATAAGAGCACGGGGGAGAGGTTATTGGGCAAGTGCATCTATGATAACTTCCCTGCGGAATTGG encodes:
- a CDS encoding carboxypeptidase regulatory-like domain-containing protein; translated protein: MNTLSSSVAVFLAALVFSLGLAAPVTAAPENIGMDPTYAFSDRYPVEIAASSGEALLTLLDLSIDFDRVDFNGGPDHPGTIRAYINDDERATLETAGYTITQIPNEGKEMWEKVQKEWEARGALEAPVTLPDKGDRWTYWYSFAELEGDLQALANDNPDLIQKISIGQSVQGRDIWALKISDNPTIEEAEPEFLFSSTIHGDEVTGMDMCLRMLHYLTDWYGINPSITELVNNVEIWFIPLHNPDGYVNGTRYNAHGVDCNRDFPDPVSDPNDNPAGREPETQHLMYFGYDHTFVLGGNMHGGAEVLNFPWDCRYDHTPDHDLFIEIAEGYTYLNPPLWNSTEFYHGWTHGAEWYLIHGGQQDWWYEWRKELHYTMELSNTKWPPYSQMDTFWSENRAAMLHMMDEVLYGVQGIVANSGTGLPVNATIDVVETGRTIRTDPDWGDYCRLLKPGTYTFQFAAEGYNNVTVNNVVVTHENKTELNVSMTPEGSDVGVAEFVRINLSEPTPNPVNPSQGAVRLLLDLPRAAHLTAGVYDAAGRQIQILKEGFDLTRAGRHTLVWDGTTGSGDPAGSGIYWIRVLAGDQALSRRVSMIR